TGCCTCAGAGTTAAATAAATCTAGGCTGTAATTCGCCGCGTCTACCACGGTAATAATCGAATCCAAACGGGTTAAATCCCGTAATTCTGTGCCCAGAAATGTTAAAGCGACTGGGAGCGGATCTGCCAATCCAGTTGTTTCCACTACGAGATAATCTAGATTTTCTTGGCGTTCTAAAACTTTGTAAACTGCATCTACTAAATCATTATTAATAGTGCAGCAGATACAACCATTATTTAGTTCCACCATATTCTCACCAGTGGAAACAATTAGCTCGTTGTCGATGCCAATTTCACCAAATTCATTCACTAGAACAGCGGTTTTTAAACCCTGTTGGTTGTTGAGGATATGATTAAGTAAAGTCGTCTTACCACTACCGAGGAAACCTGTAATAATTGTTACTGGCATTCCTTGTTTAGGCGTATCCATTGCGGAAGATTCGGGTGTAACTGCTGATTGCATAGCGCTGTTATCAAATAGTCAAAAAATAGTAATGTAGCGAAAATAGTCCAGAAAACACTAACGCCGCTATGCGGAAGTCAAAAGTCAAAAGTCAAAAGTCAAAAACCCTTGATTTCTGGGCTTTCGAGATTTTGCCCAATAGTTATGTTGATTTCCACCGTGACGTACTAGCATAGGGATGCTGGACTGTCATCCCAGCTGCTTTCCCCTATTATTGCGTATCTCCCTATTCAGGATTACACCTGTTAAGCTGTTCGACTTTTGACTTCCATACAGTCAGCAGCCAGGACGCTTGCCAACACGAGGTTTCCCATTTTGAATTTTGAATTTTGAATTTTGAATTGATTATGACCCTAACCCTTTACAATACCCTCACCCGTCGTCAAGAACCGTTTGAAACAGTCGAACCAGGCAAGGTTAAGATGTATTACTGCGGCGTGACGGTGTACGACTACTGTCATTTGGGTCATGCTAGAGCTTGCATCGTTTGGGATGTAGTGCGCCGATACCTCCAGTTTATCGGTTATGAAGTCCGATATATCCAAAATTTTACTGATATTGATGACAAGATTCTGAATCGAGCCTGTGTTGAACATTCATCAATGGAAGTTGTAGCCGATCGCTTCATCAAAGCATATTTTGAGGATATGGCGCGCCTGGGAATCAAGGAAGCTGATGAATATCCCCGCGCTACCCACACGATGAATGGCATTCAACGGTTAATTCATGAATTGGAAAATAAAGGTTTTGCCTACCCTGCTGATGGCGATGTGTATTATGCAGTACGAAAGTTTTCTGAGTATGGCAAGCTTTCGGGACGTAAGTTAGAAGATATGCAGGCAGGGAAAAGCGATCGCGTCAACGTCGAAGATCCAGAATATCAGAAAAAGAAAGACCCCTTCGATTTTGCTTTGTGGAAGGCAGCAAAACCGGGAGAACCTGCTTGGGAATCACCTTGGGGCGCAGGTCGTCCGGGGTGGCATATAGAATGCTCGGCAATGGTGCGCGATCGCCTGGGAGATACCATAGATATTCATGCCGGTGGTGCTGACTTAATTTTTCCCCACCACGAAAACGAAATTGCCCAATCTGAGGCTGTAACCGGAAAACCCTTAGCAAGTTACTGGTTACATAACGGCATGGTGAAGGTAGATGGTGAAAAAATGTCCAAATCTTTGGGCAACTTTACCACTATTCGAGAATTGCTGGATCGAGGAGTTGACCCGATGGCAGTGCGGTTATTCGTACTGACTGCTCAATATCGCACACCCATAGATTTTACCGACGAAGCGATCGCCGCAGCAACCAACGGTTGGCACACCATTAAAGAAGGCTTACTCTTCGGCTACCAATACGGTAAAAAACTAGAATGGGAACTAGAGGAGGGTGAAAATTCCCTAATCCAAAATCCAAGTTGCGCTGAAAGCGCACCAAAGGTGCGACCTAAAATCCAAAATTCAGATGTTGAACGCTTCCAAGAAAGTGTAAATAACGACTTTAATTTTCCCGGTGGATTAACAGTATTGTTTGAATTAGCCAAAGAATTGCGCCGTGAGGGAAATATTCTTGTGCATGAAGGGAAAACCGAAACGTCAGCAGAGGAGTTACACCAGCAATGGCAAACACTCGTCACACTAG
This Nostoc sp. C052 DNA region includes the following protein-coding sequences:
- the cysS gene encoding cysteine--tRNA ligase, coding for MTLTLYNTLTRRQEPFETVEPGKVKMYYCGVTVYDYCHLGHARACIVWDVVRRYLQFIGYEVRYIQNFTDIDDKILNRACVEHSSMEVVADRFIKAYFEDMARLGIKEADEYPRATHTMNGIQRLIHELENKGFAYPADGDVYYAVRKFSEYGKLSGRKLEDMQAGKSDRVNVEDPEYQKKKDPFDFALWKAAKPGEPAWESPWGAGRPGWHIECSAMVRDRLGDTIDIHAGGADLIFPHHENEIAQSEAVTGKPLASYWLHNGMVKVDGEKMSKSLGNFTTIRELLDRGVDPMAVRLFVLTAQYRTPIDFTDEAIAAATNGWHTIKEGLLFGYQYGKKLEWELEEGENSLIQNPSCAESAPKVRPKIQNSDVERFQESVNNDFNFPGGLTVLFELAKELRREGNILVHEGKTETSAEELHQQWQTLVTLAGVLGLEAEIETETHTSNGLSDAEIEAKIQHRQQARQAKNFAESDRIRDELQAQGITLIDSRDSTRWHRN